One Natronorubrum halophilum genomic window, ATCCGCTGGTCGACGAGGTCCGCGAACGACACAACGAGTGCGTCGAGGTCCTCGAAACGACTGACAGGCACTACTATAACTGGTCGGACGCGGAGATCGAGCGCCTCGAGCGCGTCTGATCCGGTCCTCGACGCTACTTCTTTTACCGTTCGCCGACTACGCTCACGTGTGACGACGCAGGCCCCCGGAATTGGTAACGGCGACGACAGGTTCGCAGTCCGCCCCGCCGAGCGTGCCGACTTACTCGCGGTCGTCCGTATCGAGACCGAATCGTTTTCCCAGCCGTGGCCCTACGACGCCTTCGAACGGTTTCTCGGCGAGCCAGGCTTTCTCGTCGCCGTCGAGGGCGCGACGGCGGTTACCGGCTACATCGTTGCGGACATCACGCAGAACTTCGGGCAACAACTCGGCCACGTCAAGGATATCGCCGTTCACCCCGACTACCGCGGGACGGGCATCGGCAGCACGCTCCTCTCGAGGTCGCTCGCCGTTCTGACGGCACGCGGGGCCGACACGGTCAAACTCGAGGTTCGCCGCTCCAACGAGGACGCGAAGCGACTCTACCGGGAGTTCGGCTTCGAATCGCTTCGATTCGTTCCCGACTACTACGGGGACGACGAGGACGCGATTGTGATGATTCGAAAACTCAACTGATCGGGAACCGACCTCGAGCGTGTCACGCCCGTCCTCGGACGCGGTCGTTTTACTGCCGGCGCTCGTACCCACCGACATGGGATACGCTTGCCCCGTCTGTGACGCCGAACAGGCCGATGCGGAGCATCTCGCGAACCACCTCGCGATCACCGCCTCGCTCGGTCGGGAGGACCACGGCGAGTGGTTAGAAGAACACGCCCCCGACTGGAGTGACTGCTCGCCCGAGGAGTTAGGCGAGATCGTTAGCCAGTACGCCCGCGAGATCGAAACGCCCGATTTCGAGGGGCCAAGCCGCGGGCACGACCACGGCCGTCCGGGGGGACTCGAGGAGGGAATCGCCCGGCAGAGCCGCCGACCGGGGCGCGGATCGATGACCGGCGACGCAGAGAGCGTCTTGCGGGAGGCCAGAGAGATGACCCAGCGGATGACGGGAGCGGAACGCAACGATGCTGGCAACGACGGAGATGAGGACGGCGAAACCGCAAACGACGAGGAGTCCGGCGACGACGAGTCCGCCTCGGGGAACGCGTAACTGGTAACTGGGAGCCCCGAGCATATCGAGGTATGCACACTGTCGGAACGTTCGCCCCGGCGTCGGCCGAGGCGGTGCGCGAACGCTATTCGGATGTCGGCCCCGCAGCACAGACCGTCGTCCGCGAGACGGCGAAGGCCATGGAGTTCGACCGCGAGGAGTACGGCGACCGCGTTACGAGCGAGGTCGTCGAAACCGCTCGGGACGCCCTCTTTGCGAGTTTGCTCGAGGTACGCGTCGGGAGTCGCGAAGAGTTCGACGACTGGCGGGCGTCCTACGACGGCGAGGTGACGGTCGCGGGCCACGAGAACGCCGAGCGCGTCGTCTGGCACGGCGGGCCGGAGGACGAGGCGGTTGCCGCGACGTTCCAGAACGAGGAGGACGCGGCGGTAGCGACCCTACGCCGGCAGGCGTTCGGACGCCTGTATCGAGACCTACTGTAGCCCTACGTTCCCGCGCGTCGTTCTCCCTCCGATTCCGACTGCGGCCGTTTTCGACTCCCATAGGCGCGCCGTAGTCTAACCCGATCGTACTCCGCGACCAGCACGTAGAGCGCCACGCCAACCAGTACGAACGGCGTCGACGATCGGACGGCCGGGAAACCGGCCCAGAGCGCGGCGACCAGCGCGATACCGAGCGACGTGCCGACGCCACCCGGCCGTCGAGCCCGGTTCCAACGCCCGGCGACGAGCCAGAACCCGACTCCGACGAGGGCAGCGGCGGCGAGGACGAGCGCGGTTTCCCCCGGTCCGACGACGATGCCCGCGACGAACATGAGCAGACCACCGACGATTCCACCGAAGGCGAGTCGCTCGAGCGTGGCAACCGTTTTGCGTCCCGGAATCGACAGGGGCTGGTCGTCCGAGTCGCGCTTTCGATCCGCGCTACCGACGGCCGTAACGCGCTGTCCAGCGGTTATCGCGGTCGACTCGGCTTCGTCTTCGGTGACTGCCGGGCGAGGATCGTCGTCCTCGAGCCAGGGCGATTCGACCGTCGCGTTCTCGAACCGGACGGGAACGCCGGCCGCCATCTCGAACGTCGGGTGATCCTGAACCTGAAAGTGGAGGTGTGGCTCCGAGGAGTTCCCGGAGTGACCACAGCGGCCGATCGACTGGCCGCGTTCGACGCGCTCGCCCGGTTCAACGGCGACACTGCTGGGAACGAGGTGGGCGAGACAACTGTACTCGTCGGGTGCGTGCTGGATCGTCACGTAGTTGCCTCGAATGTCGCGTTTCAGCGGGTGGGAAAACCCGCCGCCGCACGACGGCTCGAACTCGGTATCGAGGACGTCGACGACCACGCCGTCAGCCGGAGCGAGGACGGGTTCGTCGTAACAGTGATACGCCCCGACGGCCGGACCGGTTCCCTCAGGGAGCGACCGGCCGTCCTCGTCGGTGACGACGAAATCGTACGCGTAGCGCTGGTTCATCGGCAGCCACGAGTGGGAGTACTCTCTCTCGAGGCTGCCGTTGACGACGGTCCAGGTACCCTCGACGGGCAGTCGATACGAAGCCTGCTGATCGTCGCCCGCGACGGGGACCGAGCCGCGGTGGCGGACGTAAGCGACGCCCGACCCGAGCATTTGCAGCAGATCCTGTACGAGCGCTAGCGGGTTCAGAAACGTCACCGGGATCATGAAGTACGCGACGACCAGTTCCCGCCAAT contains:
- the rimI gene encoding ribosomal protein S18-alanine N-acetyltransferase, whose product is MTTQAPGIGNGDDRFAVRPAERADLLAVVRIETESFSQPWPYDAFERFLGEPGFLVAVEGATAVTGYIVADITQNFGQQLGHVKDIAVHPDYRGTGIGSTLLSRSLAVLTARGADTVKLEVRRSNEDAKRLYREFGFESLRFVPDYYGDDEDAIVMIRKLN
- a CDS encoding DUF5810 domain-containing protein, which produces MGYACPVCDAEQADAEHLANHLAITASLGREDHGEWLEEHAPDWSDCSPEELGEIVSQYAREIETPDFEGPSRGHDHGRPGGLEEGIARQSRRPGRGSMTGDAESVLREAREMTQRMTGAERNDAGNDGDEDGETANDEESGDDESASGNA
- a CDS encoding DUF5809 family protein encodes the protein MHTVGTFAPASAEAVRERYSDVGPAAQTVVRETAKAMEFDREEYGDRVTSEVVETARDALFASLLEVRVGSREEFDDWRASYDGEVTVAGHENAERVVWHGGPEDEAVAATFQNEEDAAVATLRRQAFGRLYRDLL
- a CDS encoding M23 family metallopeptidase, which encodes MTDGDTDAGEKRQPKSRAGRLRRRLHELDPARFGVLGVLSLPGYLVESLAFMRMFTLFFLLFFWVLLEPLVDLALKRSADSDTEPTDWIRMGDWRELVVAYFMIPVTFLNPLALVQDLLQMLGSGVAYVRHRGSVPVAGDDQQASYRLPVEGTWTVVNGSLEREYSHSWLPMNQRYAYDFVVTDEDGRSLPEGTGPAVGAYHCYDEPVLAPADGVVVDVLDTEFEPSCGGGFSHPLKRDIRGNYVTIQHAPDEYSCLAHLVPSSVAVEPGERVERGQSIGRCGHSGNSSEPHLHFQVQDHPTFEMAAGVPVRFENATVESPWLEDDDPRPAVTEDEAESTAITAGQRVTAVGSADRKRDSDDQPLSIPGRKTVATLERLAFGGIVGGLLMFVAGIVVGPGETALVLAAAALVGVGFWLVAGRWNRARRPGGVGTSLGIALVAALWAGFPAVRSSTPFVLVGVALYVLVAEYDRVRLRRAYGSRKRPQSESEGERRAGT